One stretch of Cyanobium sp. Tous-M-B4 DNA includes these proteins:
- a CDS encoding aspartate aminotransferase family protein, translating into MDTYARFPISLTRGRGVWVWDSNGKRYLDCVAGIAVCTLGHSDGRLKRALSRQLGKLQHVSNLYRIPEQEELAAAITASSCLDRVFFCNSGAEANEAAIKLARKHGHTVRGIATGDGKAPLILTAQASFHGRTLAAVTATGQPKYHQGFEPMVQGFRYFPYNDTAAFEALLATCEVQGPRVAAVLLEPIQGEGGVHPGNRAFFQRVRELCDAHNILLIFDEVQIGVGRSGQLWGYEQLGVEPDAITLAKGLGGGIPIGALAVKASVDHFRPGEHASTFGGNPFACRAGLTVLAELERRDLLSHVQVMGGLLQELLAQLVSRHPTLLEGVRGWGLLQGLVLREEAPSAPDIVKAAMEQGLLLVPAGPRVVRFVPPLVIQPRHLRLAVDRLERALVSLGR; encoded by the coding sequence ATGGACACCTATGCCCGCTTCCCGATCAGCCTCACCCGGGGCCGGGGAGTCTGGGTTTGGGATAGCAATGGCAAGCGCTATCTCGACTGCGTAGCCGGCATTGCCGTCTGCACCCTCGGTCACAGCGACGGGCGGCTGAAGCGGGCCCTAAGCCGCCAGCTGGGCAAGCTGCAGCACGTATCCAATCTGTATCGAATCCCCGAGCAGGAGGAACTCGCCGCTGCAATCACCGCCAGCAGCTGCCTGGATCGGGTTTTCTTCTGCAACTCCGGCGCTGAGGCCAATGAGGCCGCCATCAAGCTGGCCCGTAAGCACGGTCACACGGTGAGGGGCATCGCCACTGGCGACGGCAAGGCGCCCCTAATTCTCACCGCCCAGGCCAGCTTCCACGGCCGCACCCTGGCTGCGGTTACGGCCACGGGTCAGCCCAAGTACCACCAGGGCTTTGAGCCGATGGTGCAGGGCTTCCGCTACTTCCCTTACAACGACACGGCCGCCTTTGAAGCCCTGCTCGCCACCTGCGAAGTTCAGGGTCCGCGGGTGGCCGCCGTGCTGCTCGAACCAATTCAAGGCGAAGGCGGCGTGCATCCAGGCAACAGGGCCTTTTTTCAGCGGGTGCGCGAGCTCTGCGACGCCCACAACATCCTGCTGATCTTCGATGAAGTGCAGATCGGCGTCGGCCGCAGCGGCCAGCTCTGGGGCTACGAACAGCTGGGGGTGGAGCCCGATGCGATCACCCTGGCCAAGGGCCTCGGCGGCGGCATCCCGATCGGTGCCCTGGCGGTGAAAGCCTCAGTTGATCACTTCCGCCCCGGTGAACACGCCAGCACCTTCGGCGGGAACCCCTTCGCCTGCCGCGCCGGCCTCACCGTGCTGGCCGAGCTGGAGCGTCGCGACCTGCTCAGCCACGTGCAGGTGATGGGCGGACTGCTGCAAGAGCTACTGGCCCAGCTGGTGAGCCGCCACCCCACCCTGCTGGAGGGGGTGCGGGGCTGGGGGCTACTGCAAGGCCTGGTGCTGCGCGAAGAGGCCCCAAGCGCTCCGGACATCGTCAAGGCGGCCATGGAGCAGGGGCTGCTGCTGGTGCCCGCCGGCCCACGGGTGGTGCGCTTCGTGCCCCCGCTGGTAATCCAGCCCCGCCACCTGCGCCTAGCCGTCGACCGCCTCGAGCGCGCCCTAGTCAGCCTTGGGCGCTGA
- a CDS encoding folylpolyglutamate synthase/dihydrofolate synthase family protein produces the protein MVAKPDNFADLIEPFSRRGVDLGLDRLQAALAEFGNPERRFAAVQVAGTNGKGSICTLVHQALLASGIRAGLYTSPHLASWTERIRLGHDPIAAPCLRRHLETATPVAQRHQLTPFELVTAAAFLAFAEANCELVVLEVGLGGRLDATTCHPHRPVIGFASVGLDHAEFLGPDPATIAAEKAGVLQPGAVAISAPQSPEVEAVLVERAAAMGAELRWVQPLDLNQWTLGLSGAVQAANGAVALGLLRALGERGWPVNDPAIRRGFAAARWPGRLQQLNWHGLPLLLDGAHNLPAALALRAELDAHPARHGLAPGPRYWLLGMLANKQGPEIAAALLAPDDRAWIVPVPGHACWSLEALTSACPRLASQLHSAPSLEAGLAQAGSGLQRVVVAGSLYLLGQLATSEQAPVASPKTSEFG, from the coding sequence TTGGTCGCTAAACCCGACAACTTCGCCGACCTGATCGAGCCCTTCAGCCGCCGCGGCGTCGACCTGGGACTCGATCGCCTCCAGGCCGCCTTGGCTGAGTTTGGCAACCCCGAGCGCCGCTTTGCCGCCGTGCAAGTGGCGGGCACCAACGGCAAGGGCTCGATCTGCACCCTGGTGCACCAGGCCCTGCTGGCCAGCGGCATCCGCGCCGGCCTCTACACCTCGCCGCACCTGGCGAGCTGGACCGAGCGGATCCGGCTGGGCCATGACCCAATCGCCGCGCCATGCCTGCGCCGCCACCTTGAAACCGCCACGCCGGTCGCCCAACGCCACCAGCTAACCCCTTTTGAGCTGGTCACCGCCGCCGCCTTTCTGGCCTTCGCGGAGGCGAACTGTGAGCTGGTGGTGCTGGAGGTGGGACTGGGGGGCCGGCTCGACGCCACCACCTGCCATCCCCACCGGCCCGTGATCGGCTTTGCCTCGGTGGGGCTCGACCACGCTGAGTTCCTCGGGCCGGATCCAGCCACGATTGCCGCCGAAAAAGCCGGCGTGCTCCAGCCGGGAGCCGTGGCAATTAGCGCTCCCCAGAGCCCGGAGGTGGAGGCGGTGCTGGTGGAGCGGGCTGCCGCGATGGGAGCCGAGCTGCGCTGGGTGCAGCCCCTGGACCTCAACCAGTGGACCCTGGGGCTTTCAGGAGCAGTGCAGGCCGCCAATGGCGCCGTCGCCCTGGGCCTGCTGCGGGCCTTAGGGGAGCGGGGCTGGCCGGTCAACGACCCAGCCATACGCCGCGGTTTCGCAGCAGCCCGCTGGCCAGGCCGATTGCAACAACTGAACTGGCACGGCCTACCCCTACTGCTCGATGGCGCCCACAACCTGCCGGCCGCCCTCGCCCTACGCGCCGAACTCGACGCCCATCCCGCGCGCCACGGCCTGGCCCCCGGCCCGCGCTACTGGCTGCTCGGCATGTTGGCCAATAAGCAGGGGCCTGAGATAGCCGCGGCCCTGCTGGCCCCGGACGACCGGGCCTGGATCGTTCCGGTGCCAGGGCACGCCTGCTGGAGCCTTGAAGCCCTTACTTCCGCCTGTCCCAGACTCGCTAGCCAGCTGCACAGCGCCCCCAGCCTCGAGGCCGGGCTGGCCCAAGCGGGAAGTGGTTTGCAGCGCGTGGTAGTCGCTGGCTCTCTCTACCTACTCGGCCAGCTAGCCACATCAGAGCAAGCCCCAGTTGCAAGCCCAAAGACTTCTGAGTTTGGTTAA
- a CDS encoding pentapeptide repeat-containing protein, with product MAESVALSLALVLLLSPLLSPLPAAADFSGVDYTLTNQNEQDFSGQDLANTSFAGATGRHANFSGADLHGAILTQAAFPNANFAGADLSGTLMDKVDLSGADLSGAILTGAIASGSSFRGANVTDADFSDALIDRVDQRSLCRDAEGTNPITGADTRLSLGC from the coding sequence GTGGCGGAATCAGTAGCCCTTTCCCTAGCCCTGGTGCTGCTGCTGTCTCCACTGCTTTCTCCACTGCCGGCGGCGGCCGACTTCTCCGGAGTGGACTACACGCTCACCAACCAAAACGAGCAGGATTTCAGCGGCCAGGATCTAGCCAATACCTCCTTCGCTGGGGCCACGGGACGGCACGCCAACTTCAGCGGCGCCGATCTGCACGGGGCGATTCTCACCCAGGCGGCCTTCCCCAATGCCAATTTCGCCGGCGCCGATCTCAGCGGCACCCTGATGGACAAGGTGGACCTCTCTGGAGCCGATCTCAGCGGGGCCATTCTCACCGGGGCAATCGCTTCAGGCAGCAGCTTCCGCGGCGCCAACGTCACCGATGCCGACTTCAGCGACGCCCTGATCGACCGGGTAGACCAGCGCTCCCTCTGCCGCGATGCCGAAGGCACCAACCCGATCACCGGCGCCGACACCCGCCTCAGCCTGGGCTGCTGA
- the murA gene encoding UDP-N-acetylglucosamine 1-carboxyvinyltransferase, with protein sequence MGLIAVQPPNKTRSLQNPQLEIRGGRRLSGELQVSGAKNSALVLMAACLLTRETIRLRNVPPLTDIAAMSEMLSSLGGQVHRDGDALELKGDSINSSTAPYELVNSLRASFFCIGPLLARTGMAKVPLPGGCQIGTRPVVEHVKGLKALGAQVTIEHGVVTAVVPGSGHRLTGGRIHMDCPSVGATETLMMAAALADGETVIDNAALEPEVVDLAGLLIAMGAKVRGAGTSTITIVGVDRLHGADYAVIPDRIEAGTFLLAAAITRSHLRVTPVIPDHLGAVLTKLEEAGCTLEHDGVGLTIKADQINAVDLRTQPFPGFPTDLQAPFMSLLATARGTSVITENIFENRLQHVGELQRMGAAIRMQGNTAFVEGVARLSGAPVQGSDLRASAAMVLAGLAADGITSVRGLEYLDRGYANLEGKLNAAGASIERVSSAA encoded by the coding sequence ATGGGTCTGATCGCTGTCCAGCCACCTAACAAGACCCGTTCTCTTCAAAATCCTCAGCTGGAAATCCGAGGCGGCCGGCGCCTCTCCGGTGAGCTGCAGGTGAGTGGTGCCAAGAATTCAGCATTGGTGCTGATGGCTGCCTGTCTGTTAACTAGGGAAACGATCCGACTTAGAAACGTCCCTCCGCTCACCGACATCGCCGCCATGAGCGAAATGCTCAGCAGCCTTGGCGGCCAAGTGCACCGTGATGGTGACGCGCTGGAATTAAAGGGCGACTCAATCAATAGCTCTACAGCCCCCTATGAGCTGGTTAACAGCCTGAGGGCCAGCTTCTTCTGCATCGGCCCCCTGCTGGCCCGCACTGGCATGGCCAAGGTGCCCCTGCCAGGCGGCTGCCAGATCGGCACCCGGCCCGTTGTTGAGCATGTCAAAGGTCTAAAGGCCCTCGGTGCCCAAGTCACCATTGAGCATGGGGTCGTTACCGCGGTGGTACCGGGCAGCGGCCATCGCCTCACGGGCGGCCGCATCCATATGGACTGCCCCAGCGTTGGCGCCACCGAGACATTGATGATGGCGGCGGCGCTCGCCGATGGCGAGACGGTTATTGACAACGCCGCACTAGAGCCAGAGGTTGTTGATCTGGCTGGCCTGCTGATCGCCATGGGTGCCAAGGTGCGCGGCGCCGGCACTTCCACGATCACAATCGTGGGTGTGGATCGCCTACATGGCGCCGACTACGCCGTAATCCCAGATCGCATCGAAGCGGGCACGTTTCTACTGGCAGCCGCCATCACCCGCTCCCATTTGCGGGTAACCCCAGTGATCCCAGATCACCTTGGCGCCGTGCTCACCAAGCTTGAGGAGGCGGGTTGCACCTTGGAGCACGACGGCGTCGGGCTCACCATCAAGGCCGACCAGATCAACGCAGTCGACCTGCGCACCCAGCCATTCCCTGGCTTCCCCACCGACCTGCAAGCCCCTTTCATGAGCCTGCTGGCCACGGCCCGGGGTACCAGCGTCATCACCGAAAACATCTTTGAAAATCGCTTGCAGCACGTGGGCGAACTGCAACGCATGGGTGCGGCCATCCGCATGCAGGGCAACACCGCCTTTGTGGAAGGGGTGGCCCGCCTCAGCGGTGCTCCAGTGCAAGGCAGCGACCTGCGCGCCTCCGCCGCCATGGTGCTGGCCGGCCTAGCCGCCGACGGCATCACCAGCGTGCGCGGCCTGGAATACCTAGACCGTGGCTACGCAAATCTTGAGGGCAAGCTCAATGCGGCCGGTGCCAGCATTGAGCGTGTCAGCTCGGCGGCTTAA
- a CDS encoding RNA methyltransferase, translating to MSAAEPLTSRRNPLVKQLRLLHESRGRREQGLLLLEGTHLLQEAVRLGLQPRDLLATAAWLADHGELVAALPPGCSWRLVSAEVLEAIATTQHPDGVVASLLPPTAAAPGVASFVLALDGIQDPGNLGTLMRTALAAGVGALWLADGADPFQPKVLRASAGAALALPLVRESRQELAERLQAATAAGLQLVVAVRPETGSVAATSAPIPYWKLDWTRPTVLLLGNEGAGVSAELQALASQRVTIPHSPVVESLNVAVAAAPLLLERLRQQAGA from the coding sequence TTGAGTGCTGCTGAGCCGCTCACTAGCCGCCGCAACCCCCTGGTAAAGCAGCTGCGTCTGCTGCACGAGTCTCGCGGTCGCCGCGAGCAGGGTTTGCTGCTTCTGGAAGGCACCCACCTCCTGCAGGAGGCGGTCCGTTTAGGGCTTCAGCCCAGGGACTTGCTGGCTACCGCCGCTTGGCTGGCTGACCATGGCGAGCTGGTGGCAGCCCTGCCTCCAGGCTGCAGTTGGCGACTGGTGAGTGCTGAGGTGCTGGAGGCCATAGCCACTACCCAGCATCCCGACGGAGTGGTCGCCAGCCTGCTGCCTCCGACGGCAGCCGCTCCAGGCGTGGCCAGCTTTGTGCTGGCCCTTGATGGGATCCAGGATCCCGGCAACCTCGGCACCTTGATGCGCACTGCCTTGGCAGCGGGGGTTGGGGCCCTGTGGTTGGCCGATGGGGCTGACCCCTTTCAACCCAAGGTGTTGCGCGCCTCGGCGGGGGCTGCCTTGGCCCTGCCCCTGGTGCGAGAGAGCAGGCAGGAACTGGCGGAGCGGTTGCAGGCCGCAACGGCCGCCGGCCTGCAGCTGGTGGTTGCGGTGCGCCCCGAGACCGGATCGGTGGCTGCTACTTCGGCACCTATTCCCTATTGGAAGCTCGATTGGACCCGGCCCACGGTGTTGCTGCTTGGCAACGAGGGGGCCGGGGTGTCAGCGGAGCTCCAGGCCCTGGCCAGCCAGCGCGTCACCATTCCCCACAGCCCAGTGGTGGAATCCCTCAATGTGGCCGTGGCGGCAGCTCCGCTACTGCTCGAGCGTCTGCGCCAGCAGGCAGGAGCTTGA
- a CDS encoding dihydrolipoyl dehydrogenase, with protein sequence MSDAPLDGSRFDGFRFDGSSFDYDVIVIGAGYGGFDAAKHAADHGLRVAIVESRDMGGTCVNRGCVPSKALLAASGRVRELADAEHLAGFGIHAAPVRFERQKIADHANQLVATIRSNLTKTLERAGATILRGQGRLAGLQQVTVRESGSGIERTISARDVILATGSEPFVPRGIETDGRTVFTSDEAVNLEWLPRWLAIIGSGYIGLEFADVYTALGCEVTMIEALDRVMPTFDPDIAKLAARKLIDGRDIDARAGLLARKVTPGCPVKIELADMATKELVETLEVDAVLVATGRVPSSAELNLAAVGVETERGFVPVDERMRVLVGGEPVPHLWAVGDVTGKMMLAHTAAAQGTVAVDNILGHSRQIDYRSIPAATFTHPEISSVGLSEADAKVLAEQEGFELGLVRSYFKANSKALAELEGEGLMKLLFNKASGEVLGAHIFGLHAADLIQEIANAVARRQSVVQLATEVHTHPTLSEVVEVAYKQAAMAVAG encoded by the coding sequence GTGAGCGACGCCCCCCTCGACGGATCGCGTTTTGACGGATTCCGTTTTGATGGTTCGAGCTTCGATTACGACGTGATCGTGATCGGTGCCGGCTATGGCGGCTTCGATGCGGCGAAGCACGCTGCCGACCATGGCCTGCGGGTCGCCATTGTTGAGTCGCGCGACATGGGCGGCACCTGTGTGAACAGGGGCTGTGTGCCTTCCAAGGCCCTGCTGGCGGCCAGTGGCCGGGTGCGGGAGCTGGCCGACGCCGAGCATCTGGCGGGCTTCGGCATCCACGCCGCCCCAGTGCGCTTTGAGCGCCAAAAGATCGCCGACCATGCAAACCAGCTGGTGGCAACTATCCGCAGCAATCTCACCAAAACCCTGGAGCGCGCCGGTGCCACGATCCTGCGGGGGCAGGGCCGCCTGGCCGGCCTTCAGCAGGTCACGGTGCGCGAGAGCGGCAGTGGCATCGAGCGCACCATCAGCGCCCGCGATGTGATTCTGGCTACCGGTTCCGAGCCTTTCGTGCCCCGCGGCATCGAGACCGATGGGCGCACCGTCTTCACCAGCGATGAGGCGGTGAACCTCGAGTGGCTGCCCCGCTGGCTGGCGATCATCGGCAGCGGCTACATCGGCCTGGAATTTGCCGATGTGTACACGGCCCTAGGCTGCGAGGTCACGATGATCGAGGCCCTGGATCGGGTGATGCCCACCTTCGATCCCGACATCGCCAAGCTCGCCGCCCGCAAGCTGATCGACGGTCGCGACATCGATGCCCGCGCCGGCCTGCTGGCCCGCAAGGTGACCCCCGGCTGCCCGGTGAAGATCGAGCTGGCAGACATGGCCACCAAGGAGCTGGTGGAAACCCTGGAGGTGGATGCGGTGCTGGTGGCAACTGGGCGGGTGCCCTCTAGCGCCGAGCTCAACCTGGCTGCCGTTGGTGTGGAAACCGAGCGGGGCTTCGTGCCAGTCGACGAGCGGATGCGGGTGTTGGTGGGCGGTGAGCCGGTGCCGCACCTTTGGGCCGTAGGCGATGTGACCGGCAAGATGATGCTGGCCCACACCGCCGCCGCCCAAGGCACCGTGGCGGTAGACAACATTCTTGGCCACAGCCGCCAGATCGACTACCGCTCAATCCCAGCGGCCACCTTCACCCACCCGGAGATCAGCTCGGTGGGCCTGAGCGAGGCAGACGCCAAAGTCCTGGCTGAGCAAGAGGGATTCGAGCTGGGCCTGGTGCGCAGCTACTTCAAGGCCAATTCCAAGGCCCTGGCTGAACTCGAGGGCGAAGGCCTGATGAAATTGCTATTCAACAAAGCCAGTGGTGAGGTGCTGGGCGCCCACATCTTTGGCTTGCATGCGGCGGACCTAATCCAGGAGATCGCTAACGCCGTGGCTCGCCGCCAGAGCGTGGTGCAACTGGCCACGGAGGTGCACACCCATCCGACCTTGAGCGAGGTGGTGGAAGTGGCCTACAAGCAAGCAGCCATGGCGGTGGCAGGCTGA